From Salinicoccus roseus, one genomic window encodes:
- a CDS encoding ABC transporter permease encodes MNKIWDIFKEQWIHRHLIWKLTIYNIKSQYANHYLGVFWNILQPAMQVLIYYVVFGLGLRGDRGDVGEIPFIIYLISGIFPWLFISQGINQASNAIQAQIGLVTKMKFPSSILLSMALTNSVINLCMTTALLLILSLVNGYSAPLDYLGFFYFVFASYMLIFGIALIMSSLVILVRDMKNVLQNVIRMFFFMTPIFWSLEEANGILQVLSSLNPFAYLLMNYRNAMVLDAAPFYGNLNDHLYFWSLALLLIYTGAHIHYRFRNKLVDYL; translated from the coding sequence ATGAACAAAATTTGGGATATTTTTAAGGAACAGTGGATACATAGACATCTAATATGGAAACTTACGATTTATAATATAAAAAGCCAATACGCCAACCACTATCTTGGTGTCTTCTGGAACATACTCCAACCGGCCATGCAAGTACTCATATATTATGTAGTATTTGGTCTCGGTCTGAGGGGGGACAGGGGGGATGTGGGAGAGATCCCTTTCATCATCTATTTGATTTCAGGCATATTCCCCTGGCTATTCATATCGCAGGGTATAAATCAGGCATCAAATGCTATACAGGCACAGATTGGTCTGGTTACAAAGATGAAGTTCCCTTCAAGCATCCTGCTGTCTATGGCACTTACAAACAGCGTGATCAATCTGTGTATGACTACAGCACTGCTGCTCATTCTGAGTCTGGTGAACGGCTACTCAGCGCCCCTGGACTATCTGGGATTCTTCTATTTTGTCTTTGCCAGCTATATGCTGATATTCGGCATTGCATTGATAATGTCTTCACTGGTCATCCTGGTCAGGGACATGAAGAATGTTCTGCAAAATGTCATAAGGATGTTTTTCTTTATGACGCCAATATTCTGGTCTCTTGAGGAGGCGAACGGCATACTTCAGGTGCTGTCCTCATTGAATCCTTTTGCCTATCTTCTCATGAACTATCGAAATGCCATGGTGCTCGATGCAGCACCATTCTATGGAAATTTGAACGATCACCTGTACTTCTGGTCTCTTGCATTGCTGCTTATCTATACAGGGGCACATATACACTACAGGTTTAGAAATAAACTCGTTGATTATCTATGA
- a CDS encoding glucosaminidase domain-containing protein: MKYKNRLIIPTLISTALFGAALNAEAEEITKEESLEVPSSKQSEVSEHPQEETAKYINEQSDSPSLEAEHEDTDSAPSAATSNEQLTPPEEEPSKAPGDTQIVNTENQKERIPDESESYEESTGGSLQEDETSSEHEKQEALQNVPEGNDEPETHGNVVVTDSEHTENQTPEDQATPTELHTSLKQEHTSDGDEDSEVKKDSPDGEEIDENSHPQQSQLPEKDDQDNTSVENDETDDASTEEDEADDASTEEDEAEDTSTEEDEADDASTEEDEAEDTSTEENEADDTSDEEDEADDASTEEDEADDTSDEEDEADDASTEEDEADDTSDENEENDQREIITKLKEGPALFSFASISNDADSPEYSEASYAAKIKSARNSGIFSPLTNKEGVSAQTLLDHTLFINRRAIYKGDTYYLINREYEDRMQGWMKEKDLNLWTLSDEKRNTRSYALTNRSGALLTDPWGTEKQQKANLNSYGEGTVFQAEKTVNLGALTFHYGKLGNDYGWVQETKVKDTSVTPVHFDASYAAKIKSSNNSGVFSPLTRSTGVSARSLQNQTLYTDKKAVYKGDVFYLINREYGDRMQGWMKEKDLNLWSLSEKKRNTRSYALTNRSGALLTDPWGTEKQQKANLKSYGEGTVFQAEKTVNLGALTFHYGKLGNDYGWVQETKVKDTSVDPVYFDSSYAAKIRSGNNSGLYSPITSTSGKSANVLMDRTLFTNKKAVYKGNTFYLIYREYGDRMQGWMKEKDLNLWNLSEENKHNKTYSLSSRTGGLSTDPWGTSKQYINPLTAYQEGAVFQAEKTLNLGALTFHYGKIGNDYGWIQDTKLSDYVPSNPAPEVKTVKYNISLDRAVDIQMNLGSKPQAWANGGGWRNATRSEVAYFINPANHTTDTWDYTYLDLNRAQNISTVELNNKLLNNKGILHNQGTAFLQAANTHGVNEVYLISHALHETGNGQSTLAQGVRLDANGNISSNGKLYYNMYGIAAYDHNPVLEGARYAQRMGWDTPAKAVIGGAQFISGGYFNRGQNTLYAMRWNPANPGTYQYATDVNWAYATARNLKNYYDQLGIRGQYYTRYTF, from the coding sequence ATGAAATACAAGAATAGATTGATTATTCCTACGCTCATTTCTACCGCATTGTTCGGCGCAGCTTTGAATGCAGAGGCTGAAGAAATTACAAAGGAGGAGAGCCTGGAAGTACCAAGTTCAAAACAATCCGAAGTTAGTGAACACCCACAAGAAGAAACTGCAAAATACATAAATGAACAATCCGACTCCCCGTCTTTGGAAGCCGAACATGAAGATACCGATTCGGCACCTTCCGCTGCTACATCCAACGAACAGCTTACTCCACCAGAGGAAGAACCCTCAAAAGCTCCAGGCGATACTCAAATAGTAAATACTGAAAATCAGAAAGAGCGGATCCCAGATGAAAGTGAGAGTTACGAAGAAAGTACTGGGGGATCCTTGCAAGAAGATGAGACATCTTCCGAACATGAGAAGCAGGAAGCATTGCAAAATGTTCCAGAAGGCAATGATGAACCTGAAACTCATGGGAATGTCGTCGTTACAGATTCTGAACATACAGAAAATCAAACACCTGAAGATCAAGCCACGCCTACTGAATTACATACATCATTAAAACAAGAGCACACATCAGATGGTGATGAGGACTCTGAAGTAAAAAAAGACTCCCCAGACGGAGAAGAAATTGACGAAAATAGTCATCCTCAACAATCACAACTTCCAGAAAAAGACGATCAGGATAATACTTCAGTTGAAAATGATGAAACTGACGACGCATCGACTGAAGAGGACGAAGCTGACGACGCATCGACTGAAGAAGATGAAGCCGAGGACACATCGACTGAAGAGGATGAAGCTGACGACGCATCGACTGAAGAAGATGAAGCCGAGGACACATCGACTGAAGAAAATGAAGCCGACGACACATCGGATGAAGAGGATGAAGCTGATGACGCATCGACTGAAGAAGATGAAGCCGACGACACATCGGATGAAGAGGATGAAGCTGATGACGCATCGACTGAAGAAGATGAAGCCGACGACACATCGGATGAAAATGAGGAAAACGATCAAAGAGAAATAATTACTAAACTCAAAGAAGGTCCAGCCTTGTTTTCCTTTGCGTCAATTTCGAATGATGCAGACAGTCCAGAATATTCAGAGGCTTCTTATGCAGCGAAAATCAAATCCGCCCGAAATTCAGGTATATTCAGTCCCCTCACAAATAAAGAAGGTGTATCAGCGCAAACACTGCTAGATCATACATTATTTATCAATAGACGGGCAATCTACAAGGGAGACACCTACTATCTGATCAATCGAGAATACGAAGACCGCATGCAGGGATGGATGAAAGAGAAAGACCTGAATCTCTGGACTTTGTCGGACGAAAAAAGAAACACACGGTCCTATGCTCTGACCAACCGGAGCGGCGCTCTGCTCACCGATCCATGGGGTACTGAAAAACAGCAGAAGGCAAACCTCAACTCATACGGAGAAGGCACTGTTTTCCAAGCAGAAAAAACGGTAAACCTCGGTGCACTCACCTTCCACTACGGCAAGCTCGGCAACGACTACGGGTGGGTTCAGGAAACTAAAGTGAAGGATACGAGCGTCACCCCTGTACACTTTGACGCTTCTTATGCAGCCAAAATCAAATCCTCCAATAATTCAGGTGTGTTCAGTCCACTGACACGCTCGACAGGAGTCTCTGCACGTTCTCTGCAGAATCAGACACTGTACACTGATAAAAAAGCGGTCTACAAGGGAGATGTATTCTACCTCATCAATCGGGAGTATGGAGACCGCATGCAGGGATGGATGAAGGAGAAGGACCTGAACCTGTGGAGCCTCTCAGAAAAAAAAAGGAACACACGGTCCTATGCTCTGACCAACCGGAGCGGCGCTCTGCTCACCGATCCATGGGGTACTGAAAAACAGCAGAAGGCAAACCTCAAGTCATACGGAGAAGGCACTGTCTTCCAGGCAGAAAAAACAGTAAACCTCGGCGCACTCACCTTCCACTACGGCAAGCTCGGCAACGACTACGGGTGGGTTCAGGAAACCAAAGTGAAGGATACAAGTGTAGACCCTGTATACTTTGACTCCTCCTACGCCGCAAAAATCAGGTCTGGAAACAACTCAGGTCTGTATAGCCCGATCACAAGCACAAGCGGAAAATCCGCAAATGTACTCATGGATCGAACTCTTTTTACAAATAAAAAAGCAGTCTACAAAGGGAATACATTCTATTTAATATATAGAGAATATGGAGACCGCATGCAGGGGTGGATGAAGGAGAAGGATTTAAACCTCTGGAACCTCTCGGAAGAAAATAAACACAATAAAACATACTCCCTTTCCTCAAGAACCGGGGGGCTTTCAACAGACCCTTGGGGGACCAGTAAACAGTACATCAATCCATTAACTGCTTATCAGGAAGGTGCAGTGTTCCAAGCTGAAAAGACGCTGAACCTCGGAGCCCTTACTTTCCATTATGGCAAAATCGGCAATGACTATGGCTGGATTCAGGATACGAAACTATCTGACTATGTCCCTTCAAATCCTGCACCTGAAGTGAAAACTGTGAAATACAACATCTCACTCGACCGCGCTGTCGACATACAGATGAACCTTGGCTCCAAGCCGCAGGCCTGGGCAAATGGTGGTGGATGGAGAAACGCCACACGCAGTGAAGTGGCATACTTCATCAATCCTGCCAACCATACGACAGATACGTGGGACTACACCTATCTCGACCTGAACCGTGCGCAGAACATCTCCACTGTGGAGCTGAACAATAAGCTGCTCAACAATAAAGGCATCCTGCACAACCAGGGCACGGCCTTCCTGCAGGCGGCGAACACACACGGGGTGAACGAAGTCTACCTGATTTCACATGCCCTGCATGAAACAGGCAATGGTCAAAGTACACTTGCTCAAGGTGTCCGACTGGATGCAAACGGCAACATTTCATCCAATGGCAAACTCTACTACAACATGTACGGCATCGCAGCATATGACCACAACCCTGTGCTTGAAGGCGCACGCTACGCGCAGCGCATGGGCTGGGATACACCTGCAAAGGCGGTCATCGGTGGTGCACAGTTCATCTCGGGCGGCTACTTCAACCGTGGACAGAACACGCTCTACGCAATGCGCTGGAATCCGGCAAACCCGGGCACATACCAGTATGCAACGGACGTCAACTGGGCCTATGCCACAGCACGCAACTTGAAGAACTACTATGATCAACTCGGCATCCGCGGCCAGTACTACACAAGATATACGTTCTAG
- a CDS encoding glycosyltransferase family 4 protein, whose amino-acid sequence MKKVTMFVWNNFVNDARVLREATALTEAGYEVTVIAKKEMDELHLPSSETVAPNVYVNRPLKMELPKIIQEKMKSTILSKHLPNMLEMFKMMMLGRSSNADIYHAHDLNTLIQGIYSAKLRLDRKPLIYDSHEVQTSRTHYSFNKIYRIEKFLLKFTDHVIVENDTRADYHRRIYRKRPTPVHNYSEFYDIEKVEEFPIRKEYGIAPNEKVVLYQGGMQEGRGLFKLLDAFKDIEGARLIMLGDGKERLNLIEYHKQLGMEDKVIFIDRVPYKELRCYTKSADIGIQFLENTNFNHYSASSNKLFEYIMAHVPVIGSKLPEIEAVIESEKVGLTVEPESTTQLKAAIEQLVGDDALRERFRENAKQAKLKYNWNEEKDVLKKVYRRIDK is encoded by the coding sequence ATGAAGAAAGTCACAATGTTTGTATGGAACAATTTCGTCAATGATGCAAGAGTGCTCAGGGAAGCCACTGCGCTTACGGAAGCGGGATACGAAGTCACCGTGATCGCCAAGAAGGAGATGGATGAACTGCATCTCCCGTCAAGCGAAACCGTCGCGCCGAACGTCTATGTCAACCGGCCGCTCAAGATGGAGCTGCCGAAGATCATACAGGAGAAAATGAAGTCCACGATCCTGTCGAAGCATCTGCCGAACATGCTCGAGATGTTCAAGATGATGATGCTTGGACGGAGCAGCAACGCAGACATCTATCATGCCCATGACCTCAACACGCTCATTCAGGGCATATACAGCGCGAAGCTGCGTCTCGATAGGAAGCCGCTCATATATGACTCCCACGAAGTGCAGACGAGCCGTACACACTATTCGTTCAATAAGATATACAGGATTGAGAAATTCCTGCTCAAGTTCACCGACCACGTCATCGTGGAGAATGATACACGGGCGGACTACCACAGGCGGATATATAGAAAAAGGCCGACACCGGTCCATAACTATTCGGAGTTCTATGATATCGAAAAGGTTGAAGAATTCCCGATCCGCAAGGAATACGGTATTGCTCCAAACGAGAAGGTTGTACTGTACCAGGGCGGCATGCAGGAGGGCAGGGGACTGTTCAAGCTGCTCGATGCCTTCAAGGATATCGAAGGCGCCCGTCTGATCATGCTTGGAGATGGGAAGGAACGCCTCAACCTGATCGAATACCATAAACAACTTGGCATGGAGGACAAGGTCATCTTCATCGACCGTGTGCCGTACAAGGAACTCAGATGCTATACGAAATCCGCCGACATCGGCATCCAGTTCCTTGAGAACACGAACTTCAACCACTACTCCGCTTCATCCAACAAACTCTTCGAGTATATCATGGCCCACGTACCGGTCATCGGTTCGAAGCTTCCGGAGATCGAAGCGGTCATTGAATCAGAAAAAGTGGGGCTGACGGTCGAACCCGAGAGCACCACCCAGCTGAAGGCTGCGATCGAACAGCTTGTGGGTGATGATGCACTCAGGGAGAGGTTCAGGGAGAATGCGAAGCAGGCGAAGCTGAAGTACAACTGGAACGAAGAGAAGGATGTACTGAAGAAGGTATACAGGAGAATAGACAAATAG